From Streptomyces sp. GSL17-111, one genomic window encodes:
- a CDS encoding ArsR/SmtB family transcription factor → MGHGVAESAGDAVPRTRLDADSAAKVAETLQALATPSRLLILARLREGPCAATELATAVGMEQSACSHQLRLLRNLGLVTGTRHGRSVVYALHDHHVAALLDQAVHHVEHLRLGLPDPPAPG, encoded by the coding sequence ATGGGCCATGGAGTCGCTGAATCCGCCGGGGACGCCGTCCCGCGCACCCGTCTGGACGCGGACAGCGCGGCGAAGGTCGCGGAGACGCTGCAGGCCCTCGCCACCCCGTCCAGACTGCTGATCCTGGCCCGACTGCGGGAAGGGCCGTGCGCCGCGACGGAGCTGGCCACCGCCGTCGGCATGGAGCAGTCCGCCTGCTCGCACCAGCTGCGCCTGCTGCGCAACCTCGGCCTGGTCACCGGCACCCGCCACGGCCGTTCGGTCGTCTACGCGCTGCACGACCACCACGTGGCCGCCCTCCTCGACCAGGCCGTCCACCACGTCGAGCACCTCCGCCTCGGCCTGCCGGACCCGCCCGCCCCGGGCTGA